A region of Candidatus Desulfatibia profunda DNA encodes the following proteins:
- a CDS encoding PfaD family polyunsaturated fatty acid/polyketide biosynthesis protein, with the protein MGNHAIQNAIFKVTRPVILLDVNGQPAIGQGGRITIADDGILEPESFPLRAYVPPLHPQNLGDVRFKQAYNLRYAYIAGAMANGITSVEMVEAMGRAGMVGFFGAAGLALDDIETAIDRLQQSLKDIPFGFNLIHSPHDPELESATVDLYLRRGVRLVSTSAYLDLTLPLVYFRVKGIHVDQHGNIVCPNKVIAKVSRVEVARKYFSPPPEKLLAQLVDNRMITGNEAQLARSVPVAEDLTAEADSGGHTDNRPAISLLPTMLSLRNELTEKYKYHRPPCVGLGGGIATPDSAAAAFAMGAAYVLTGSINQSCVEAGTSETVRIMLAEAGQADVTMAPAADMFEMGVKVQVLKRGTMFPLRAARLYELYCNYDSLDSIPEKQRAILERDFFRRTVQQEWQQTKNYFARHDPKQIERAQKNPKHKMALVFRSYLGQSSNWANSGDPSRKIDYQIWCGPAIGAFNQWVKGSFLERPENRRTVTVAMNLLYGAAVRTRVNWIRTQGVALPAGIGDLSPLELSEIFKLLEEQQFSINQ; encoded by the coding sequence TTGGGAAATCATGCAATTCAGAATGCGATTTTCAAAGTCACCCGCCCGGTAATCCTGTTGGATGTTAATGGTCAGCCAGCAATTGGACAGGGTGGTAGAATTACGATTGCAGACGATGGAATCTTGGAACCGGAGTCTTTTCCGCTCAGGGCCTATGTTCCACCCCTTCACCCGCAAAACTTGGGTGACGTGCGCTTCAAACAGGCCTATAATCTCCGCTATGCCTATATTGCCGGTGCTATGGCCAACGGCATCACATCTGTTGAAATGGTTGAAGCAATGGGGCGGGCAGGAATGGTCGGGTTTTTCGGAGCTGCCGGGCTTGCTCTCGACGACATCGAGACCGCCATCGACAGGTTGCAGCAAAGCCTGAAGGATATTCCTTTCGGCTTCAATCTGATTCACAGCCCCCATGATCCTGAACTTGAATCGGCAACGGTTGATCTCTACTTAAGGCGCGGCGTCAGGCTCGTCAGTACTTCAGCATATCTTGATCTGACCCTTCCGTTGGTTTACTTCCGTGTAAAAGGAATTCATGTTGATCAACATGGCAATATTGTTTGCCCGAATAAGGTCATCGCCAAAGTGTCCCGGGTTGAAGTCGCCCGGAAATACTTTTCACCTCCACCGGAAAAGCTGCTGGCACAGCTTGTCGACAACCGGATGATAACCGGAAACGAAGCCCAACTGGCACGTTCGGTGCCGGTTGCTGAAGATTTAACTGCCGAAGCCGACTCCGGCGGCCATACCGACAACAGGCCGGCGATTTCATTACTGCCGACAATGCTTTCTTTGCGCAACGAACTGACTGAAAAATACAAGTATCATAGACCGCCCTGTGTAGGGCTTGGCGGAGGGATCGCCACACCCGATTCAGCCGCAGCAGCATTTGCCATGGGAGCTGCCTATGTTCTCACCGGGTCTATTAACCAGTCGTGTGTGGAAGCCGGCACGTCAGAGACGGTTCGTATTATGCTGGCAGAAGCCGGCCAGGCCGATGTCACCATGGCCCCGGCAGCCGACATGTTTGAAATGGGAGTTAAAGTACAGGTGCTAAAACGCGGCACCATGTTTCCTTTGCGGGCTGCCAGGCTGTATGAGCTGTATTGCAACTATGACAGTCTCGACAGCATTCCTGAAAAACAACGAGCAATTTTAGAGCGGGACTTTTTCCGCCGCACTGTCCAGCAAGAGTGGCAGCAGACCAAGAACTATTTTGCCCGTCACGATCCCAAGCAGATCGAACGGGCGCAGAAAAACCCAAAGCATAAAATGGCCCTTGTTTTTCGTTCATATCTCGGCCAATCCTCGAACTGGGCAAACTCGGGTGATCCTTCCAGAAAAATCGATTACCAGATATGGTGCGGGCCGGCTATCGGAGCGTTTAACCAGTGGGTTAAAGGATCGTTCCTTGAAAGACCTGAAAACCGCAGAACCGTTACCGTAGCCATGAACCTTTTGTACGGCGCCGCCGTACGAACCCGTGTAAACTGGATTCGCACCCAGGGGGTTGCCTTGCCGGCAGGTATTGGAGATCTCTCTCCCCTGGAGCTTTCGGAAATTTTCAAATTACTCGAAGAGCAGCAATTTTCAATTAACCAATAA
- a CDS encoding DUF1566 domain-containing protein: protein MWKYFGVFLSMLLFFEGCMSSTVEDSSILQAKGFKKYVRPEIYVDDSLISQPESFGKSVEPEINSNRPKELQSGFDGIKDARSILEWVSGPDRDTTWDEARSWTQNLSISGGGWRMPTIKELKTLYLKDDITLLANTTGSWVWSGEIRDSSARLFSFRYGIDKWSNRSYSKNNRGFAVRFQR, encoded by the coding sequence ATGTGGAAGTATTTTGGCGTTTTCCTGTCCATGCTGTTATTCTTTGAAGGGTGTATGTCATCAACTGTTGAAGATTCTTCGATTCTTCAAGCAAAAGGATTCAAGAAATACGTAAGGCCTGAGATATATGTAGATGACTCTCTTATTTCTCAGCCGGAAAGCTTCGGGAAATCCGTGGAGCCGGAAATAAATTCCAATCGACCTAAAGAGCTTCAGTCGGGGTTCGATGGAATAAAAGATGCAAGGTCGATACTGGAATGGGTTTCCGGACCTGACCGGGATACAACTTGGGATGAAGCCCGGTCTTGGACGCAAAACTTGTCTATAAGTGGCGGCGGCTGGCGGATGCCCACGATCAAAGAGCTGAAAACCCTTTATTTAAAGGACGATATAACTCTTTTAGCAAATACCACCGGAAGTTGGGTGTGGTCCGGGGAAATCAGGGATTCATCGGCGCGGCTTTTTAGTTTCCGCTACGGTATCGATAAATGGAGCAATCGCAGCTACTCCAAAAATAATCGGGGTTTTGCAGTACGCTTCCAAAGATAA
- the xerD gene encoding site-specific tyrosine recombinase XerD — MPLLDVLADQYINYLIFEKGLSEKTIESYSSDLARYFDFLGQENLKKISETDTPLILKHLINLRADGLKARSSARHLVTIRGFYRYLVQEKVIKRDPSRLIDLPKRGLKLPDVLSVPEIIALLKVLDNTTPLGLRNAAMIELLYAAGLRVSELVKLKFLNVNTEAGFVRVFGKGSKERIVPIGIYAKTKLDEYIKNARPLLLKNSVSHYLFVARAGKPMTRQGFWKLLKQYALQAGINKKITPHSLRHSFASHLLEGGADLRAVQAMLGHADISTTQIYTHVAREHLKQIHEKFHPRG; from the coding sequence ATGCCTTTACTAGATGTTCTTGCCGATCAGTATATCAATTACTTGATTTTCGAAAAGGGGCTTTCAGAAAAAACCATTGAGTCATACAGCAGCGATCTTGCCAGATATTTTGATTTTTTAGGCCAAGAAAATCTCAAAAAGATTTCAGAAACGGACACGCCTTTGATATTAAAGCACCTGATAAACCTGAGAGCTGATGGCCTGAAAGCAAGGTCAAGCGCCAGACACCTGGTTACCATCAGAGGATTCTACAGGTATCTTGTACAGGAAAAAGTGATCAAACGCGATCCTTCCAGGCTGATTGATTTGCCCAAAAGGGGCTTGAAACTGCCGGATGTTCTTTCCGTTCCGGAAATCATTGCTCTCTTGAAGGTTTTAGACAATACAACACCGTTAGGGCTCAGGAATGCGGCAATGATTGAGCTTCTTTACGCCGCGGGGCTGAGAGTATCCGAACTGGTAAAACTGAAATTTTTAAATGTAAACACGGAAGCCGGCTTTGTCAGGGTCTTTGGAAAAGGATCAAAAGAACGGATCGTACCCATCGGTATTTATGCCAAAACCAAACTGGATGAATACATCAAAAACGCCCGGCCCTTGCTTCTAAAAAACAGCGTCAGCCATTATCTGTTTGTTGCCAGGGCCGGTAAACCAATGACCCGCCAGGGTTTTTGGAAATTGCTAAAACAATATGCGCTGCAAGCAGGCATTAACAAAAAAATCACACCACATAGTTTAAGGCACTCTTTTGCCAGCCATCTCCTGGAAGGCGGTGCCGATTTAAGGGCCGTTCAGGCCATGCTCGGGCATGCGGATATTTCCACAACCCAGATATACACCCATGTGGCCCGGGAGCACCTCAAACAGATACATGAAAAATTCCATCCAAGGGGATGA
- a CDS encoding aminopeptidase P family protein: protein MKNLIENRLLQIRKSLYDNNLDTFMVLVEENRRYLSGFTGEDTQFDESAGALFITDTELVLATDSRFELQAAKEAPHFEVFCYKEGLVKSLPDLLKRLQTKRLGFEGIRLSYSQYKKISEQLNADNLQVEFVDTENLVENLRLIKTEAEIEATQKALAIAESIFRDFAYTITPGMTEKEAAWILEKGMRESGADSLSFPTIVAAGPNSALPHAIPGNLQFKAGEPILFDWGAKLNGYCSDISRTLVIGEPDDTFKKVYQTVLEAQHKAIDAIRPGMSSKAVDGIARSHIDKMGFKSKFGHGLGHGTGLAVHEAPRLSPLKDSTLEPGMLFTIEPGIYLPGWGGIRLENMAVVREDGVEVLNSLETTNFQVKL from the coding sequence ATGAAAAATTTAATTGAAAACAGACTACTGCAGATCCGCAAATCTCTTTACGATAACAATCTTGATACCTTCATGGTTTTGGTGGAGGAAAACCGGCGTTATTTGAGCGGTTTTACGGGCGAAGACACCCAGTTTGATGAATCTGCCGGCGCCCTTTTCATTACCGATACAGAACTTGTCCTGGCTACGGACTCTCGCTTTGAACTGCAGGCCGCCAAAGAGGCACCTCATTTTGAGGTTTTTTGTTATAAAGAGGGTTTGGTCAAATCACTGCCTGATTTGTTAAAACGGCTGCAAACAAAACGGCTTGGTTTTGAAGGCATCCGCCTGTCCTATTCTCAATATAAGAAAATCTCTGAACAACTAAATGCCGATAATCTGCAGGTCGAATTTGTTGATACGGAAAACCTGGTGGAAAATCTGCGGTTGATAAAAACAGAAGCAGAAATCGAAGCGACCCAAAAGGCGCTGGCGATTGCCGAATCGATATTCAGGGATTTTGCATACACGATTACTCCCGGTATGACAGAAAAAGAGGCGGCATGGATCCTGGAAAAAGGTATGCGGGAATCCGGGGCCGACAGTTTATCCTTTCCGACCATCGTTGCCGCCGGCCCGAACAGCGCCCTGCCGCATGCAATTCCCGGAAACCTGCAATTTAAAGCCGGCGAACCGATTCTCTTTGACTGGGGCGCAAAGTTAAACGGCTACTGTTCGGACATATCCCGAACGCTTGTCATCGGTGAGCCGGATGACACCTTCAAAAAGGTTTATCAGACCGTACTGGAAGCCCAACACAAGGCTATCGATGCCATCAGGCCGGGTATGAGTTCCAAGGCTGTCGACGGGATTGCACGCAGTCACATCGACAAAATGGGTTTTAAAAGTAAATTCGGTCACGGCCTTGGGCACGGTACCGGACTTGCCGTTCACGAAGCACCAAGGCTGAGCCCTTTAAAAGATTCAACCCTGGAGCCCGGCATGTTGTTTACGATTGAACCGGGAATATATCTTCCCGGATGGGGCGGCATCCGGCTCGAGAACATGGCGGTGGTGAGGGAAGACGGGGTGGAAGTGCTGAACAGTCTCGAAACTACTAATTTTCAGGTCAAATTATAA